Proteins co-encoded in one Gossypium arboreum isolate Shixiya-1 chromosome 11, ASM2569848v2, whole genome shotgun sequence genomic window:
- the LOC108470573 gene encoding LOW QUALITY PROTEIN: aminopeptidase P2-like (The sequence of the model RefSeq protein was modified relative to this genomic sequence to represent the inferred CDS: inserted 1 base in 1 codon; substituted 1 base at 1 genomic stop codon), protein MQSVPSQAIRPLSHNASLSSSRLPFFSFSLPIFHKFKINPSIYNKSQKVPLFLTLRCCSSGSVTAKHSSELRRNRDVQEPDEKVVALRRLFSKPGIGIDAYIIPSQDAHQSEFIAECYMRRAYISGFTGSAGTAVVTKDKAALWTDGRYFLQAEKQLSSSWILMRYTRYSCSVVSDDVXIIXRDQFLFSHDAAKELKEAISKKNLELVFLYDLNLVDEIWKESRPKPPNNPIRVHDMKYAGLDVASKLSSLRAELVGTGASAIVISMLDEVAWLLNLRGSDVPHSPVMYAYLIVEVDGAKLFVDNSKVTKEVMDHLKNASVELRPYDSILSEIKRLAAQGAQLWLDTSSVNAAIVETYKSALDKYCSNHGSKGKIKNKRYDESNGLSEGPSGVYMRSPISLAKALKNPAELEGMQNCHLRDAAALAQFWCWLEEEIHNNVELIEVDVADKLLEFRAKKEGFLDTSFDTISGSGANGAIIHYRAERGSCSVVDPNKLFLLDSGAQYIDGTTDITRTVHFGEPTAREKECFTRVLKGHIALDQAVFPENTPGFVLDGFARSSLWKIGLDYRHGTGHGVGAALNVHEGPQSISYRYGNTTPLQKGMIVSNEPGYYEDHAFGIRIENLLHVQEINTPNRYGGIEYLGFEKLTFFPIQAKLVDISLISDDEIEWLNNYHSQVWEKVSPLVEGSARQWLWNNTRVIHKR, encoded by the exons ATGCAGTCCGTACCATCGCAAGCAATACGCCCTCTATCTCACAACGCTTCTTTGTCATCTTCTCGTCTCCCTTTCTTCTCCTTTTCACTCCCTATTTTCCACAAATTCAAaatcaacccctcaatttacaataaATCACAAAAAGTTCCTTTGTTTTTGACGCTACGGTGTTGTAGTTCGGGCTCTGTAACTGCCAAGCATTCTTCGGAGCTTCGTCGGAATCGTGACGTTCAAGAACCCGACGAAAAGGTTGTTGCTCTTCGCCGGTTATTTTCGAAGCCTGGAATTGGTATTGATGCCTATATCATCCCTTCTCAGGATGCTCATCAG AGTGAGTTCATCGCTGAATGCTACATGAGGAGAGCCTATATATCAGGCTTTACTGGCAGTGCGGGGACTGCAGTTGTCACAAAGGATAAAGCAGCTCTATGGACCGATGGCCGATATTTTCTGcag GCTGAGAAGCAGTTGAGCTCGAGCTGGATTCTCATGCGTTATACCCGTTATTCTTGCTCGGTTGTTTCTGATGATG TGATAATTTGAAGGGATCAGTTTCTTTTTTCTCATGATGCCGCAAAAGAACTGAAGGAGGCTATATCTAAGAAGAATCTCGAGTTGGTTTTCTTGTATGATTTAAATCTCGTGGATGAAATATGGAAAGAATCAAGGCCGAAACCCCCAAACAATCCAATTAGAGTACATGATATGAAGTATGCTGGTTTAGATGTGGCATCCAAATTATCTTCCTTGAGGGCTGAACTTGTTGGCACTGGTGCATCAGCAATCGTTATATCCATGCTCGATGAAGTTGCCTGGTTGCTGAACTTG AGAGGAAGTGATGTCCCACATTCACCTGTTATGTATGCGTACTTAATTGTGGAGGTTGATGGGGCAAAGTTATTTGTAGATAATTCTAAAGTCACCAAAGAGGTGATGGATCATTTGAAGAATGCAAGCGTAGAGTTAAGGCCTTATGATTCCATCCTTTCTGAAATAAAGAG ACTTGCAGCTCAAGGCGCTCAACTGTGGCTAGATACATCATCTGTTAATGCTGCTATTGTGGAGACATACAAGTCTGCTTTGGATAAATATTGTTCGAACCATGGGAGTaaaggaaaaataaagaataagagATATGATGAATCCAATGGTCTTTCAGAAGGTCCTTCTGGAGTTTATATGCGATCCCCGATCTCCCTGGCGAAGGCCTTGAAAAATCCCGCTGAATTAGAAGGAATGCAGAATTGCCATTTAAG AGATGCAGCAGCTTTGGCACAATTCTGGTGCTGGCTGGAAGAGGAAATTCATAACAATGTGGAACTTATAGAGGTAGATGTTGCAGACAAACTTCTTGAATTCCGTGCAAAGAAAGAAGGTTTCCTAGATACAAGCTTTGATACAATAAGTG GCTCAGGTGCAAATGGTGCTATTATACACTACAGAGCTGAAAGAGGAAGTTGTAGTGTTGTGGATCCGAATAAATTGTTCTTATTGGATAGTGGAGCTCAATATATTGATGGAACAACTGACATAACAAGAACAGTACATTTTGGTGAACCAACTGCCAGGGAAAAGGAATGCTTCACCCGAGTTCTAAAG GGTCACATTGCACTTGACCAGGCAGTATTCCCCGAAAACACTCCAGGTTTTGTGTTGGATGGATTTGCTCGCTCTTCCCTTTGGAAGATTGGACTTGATTACCGCCATG GCACAGGACATGGTGTTGGAGCTGCATTGAATGTTCATGAAGGCCCACAAAGTATTAGCTATAGATATGGAAATACAACTCCCCTACAGAAAGGCATGATTGTTAGCAACGAACCTGGTTATTATGAAGACCATGCTTTTGGCATTCGGATTGAG AATCTCCTCCATGTGCAAGAGATTAATACACCAAATCGTTATGGAGGAATTGAATATCTTGGATTCGAAAAGCTAACATTTTTCCCCATTCAG GCTAAGTTGGTCGACATATCTTTGATCTCCGATGATGAAATTGAATGGCTCAACAATTACCATTCCCAAGTCTGGGAAAAG GTTTCGCCATTGGTGGAAGGTTCAGCTCGTCAATGGCTATGGAACAATACACGAGTAATTCACAAACGGTGA
- the LOC108473899 gene encoding long chain acyl-CoA synthetase 7, peroxisomal-like: protein MESPAQRRLNAIQSHLLPSAVYAAEDESLIGRNVTSSSSSPPFFVDQQYSVVLPEKLQTGKWNVYRSARSPMKLLSRFDDHPEIGTLHENFVHAVETYRDYKYLGTRIRVDGTVGEYKWMTFGEAATAREAIGSGLRYYGLEQGACVGLYFINRPEWMVVDHACSAYSYISVPLYDTLGPDAVKFVVNHSGIKAIFCVPETLNTLLSFISSIPSVRLIVVVGGADEHLPSLPSTPDVKFISYLKLLGQGRRNLQPFFPPKPDDVATICYTSGTTGTPKGVVLTHGNLIANASAFCRKVKFYPSDVYISYLPLAHIYERSNQVICCNNGVGVGFYQGDNLKLMDDLAALRPTIFCSVPRLYNRIYAGITNAVSTSGALKERLFRAAYNSKRQAIMNGRNASPIWDKLVFNKIKEKLGGRVRILGSGASPLSPDVMDFLRVCFGCMLIEGYGMTETSCIITLMDVGDVLAGHVGSPHAACEVKLVDVPEMNYTSEDEPYPRGEICVRGPIVFQGYYKDEVQTREVFDDDGWFHTGDIGLWLPGGRLKIIDRKKNIFKLAQGEYIAPEKIENVYAKCKFVSQCFVYGDSFNSSLVAVVAVEPDVLRDWAASEGIQYEDLGQLCNDPRARNAVLAEMDDVGREAQLRGFEFAKAVTLVPEQFTLENGLLTPTFKIKRSQTKEYFAKAIANMYAELSTSEPALSKL from the exons ATGGAATCTCCAGCTCAACGCCGCCTCAACGCTATCCAATCTCACCTCCTCCCTTCCGCCGTATACGCCGCCGAGGATGAATCCTTGATCGGACGTAATGTTACCTCCTCCTCTTCATCTCCACCGTTCTTTGTTG ATCAACAGTACAGTGTGGTTCTTCCTGAGAAATTGCAAACTGGAAAATGGAATGTTTACAG ATCAGCTCGGTCTCCGATGAAGCTTTTGAGTCGGTTTGATGATCATCCTGAAATCGGGACATTGCATGAAAACTTTGT ACACGCTGTGGAGACTTATAGAGATTACAAGTACTTGGGAACGCGGATTCGGGTGGATGGAACAGTTGGGGA GTATAAGTGGATGACATTTGGAGAAGCAGCTACAGCTCGGGAGGCTATAGGTTCTGGACTTAGGTATTATGGGTTAGAACAA GGAGCTTGTGTTGGACTTTATTTTATAAACCGACCCGAGTGGATGGTGGTTGATCATGCTTGTTCAGCATATTCGTATATTTCAGTTCCTTTATACGATACTCTAG GTCCTGATGCTGTTAAGTTTGTTGTAAACCATTCTGGCATTAAAGCTATTTTTTGTGTCCCAGAAACCTTAAATACG CTGTTGAGTTTCATATCTTCTATTCCATCTGTACGTCTCATAGTG GTGGTGGGAGGAGCTGATGAACACTTACCTTCACTCCCCTCAACACCTGACGTGAAGTTCATATCGTATTTAAAATTACTTGGTCAG GGCCGCAGAAACCTGCAGCCATTTTTCCCTCCTAAGCCTGATGATGTTGCGACAATATGCTACACCAGTGGTACTACAGGGACACCAAAG GGAGTTGTCTTGACACATGGAAATTTAATTGCAAATGCTTCTGCTTTCTGCCGAAAAGTGAAATTCTATCCCTCAGACGT TTACATATCCTATCTTCCTTTGGCGCACATTTATGAACGGTCAAACCAAGTAATCTGTTGCAACAATGGCGTTGGGGTTGGCTTCTACCAGGGG GACAATTTGAAACTGATGGATGATTTAGCTGCTCTTAGACCAACTATATTTTGCAGTGTGCCTCGATTATATAATCGAATCTATGCTGG AATCACCAATGCTGTCAGCACTTCTGGTGCTTTAAAGGAGAGGCTATTTAGAGCTGCCTACAATTCCAAGAGGCAAGCCATCATGAATG GAAGGAATGCATCGCCAATTTGGGACAAATTGGTCTTcaataaaataaaggaaaagcTTGGAGGTCGAGTACGTATTCTGGGATCCGGTGCTTCCCCTCTGTCTCCTGATGTAATGGACTTCTTGAGAGT GTGCTTTGGCTGTATGTTAATTGAGGGCTATGGCATGACAGAGACTTCTTGTATCATAACCTTGATGGATGTAGGGGACGTCTTAGCTGGTCATGTTGGGTCTCCACATGCTGCCTGTG AAGTGAAACTTGTAGATGTTCCTGAAATGAATTACACCTCTGAGGACGAGCCATATCCTCGTGGGGAAATTTGTGTGAGAGGTCCTATTGTTTTTCAGGGCTACTACAAGGATGAAGTCCAAAC GAGAGAAGTATTTGATGATGATGGCTGGTTTCATACGGGAGACATTGGTTTGTGGTTACCTGGAGGTCGTCTCAAGATTATTGATAG GAAAAAGAACATATTTAAGTTGGCACAAGGCGAATACATAGCACCGGAGAAGATCGAGAATGTATATGCGAAATGCAAATTTGTTTCACAATGTTTTGTATACG GTGATAGTTTCAATTCATCTTTAGTAGCGGTAGTTGCAGTGGAACCTGATGTTCTAAGAGACTGGGCTGCATCTGAGGGTATCCAG TACGAGGATTTAGGACAGCTGTGCAATGATCCAAGAGCAAGGAATGCTGTTCTCGCTGAGATGGATGATGTGGGAAGGGAAGCACAG TTAAGAGGCTTTGAATTTGCTAAAGCTGTAACTTTGGTGCCTGAACAATTCACCTTGGAAAATGGCCTTCTCACTCCAACATTCAAG ATCAAGCGATCTCAAACCAAGGAGTACTTTGCGAAAGCCATAGCCAACATGTATGCTGAGCTTTCAACTTCCGAACCGGCACTTTCGAAACTATAA
- the LOC108470975 gene encoding kinesin-like protein KIN-14S, whose translation MVEMCSESCDQIVLEKDQTVENEPKPSPKSHIEILEENTDSMDEDTISSMNQEISSAQGPTLPILQKVINLSNSVQNLKKEHEILSDQVKSFPGHDIVGTLQLLNNEYDLLKKKYLDESSERKRLYNEVIELKGNIRVFCRCRPLNQVEIANGSSSVVEFDSSQDTELQIVSSDSSKKQFKFDHVFRPEDGQDAVFARTKPIVTSVLDGYNVCIFAYGQTGTGKTFTMEGTPENRGVNYRTLEELFRVAGERGGVMKYELFVSMMEVYNEKIRDLLGESSNQPTKKLEIKQAAEGTQEVPGLVEACVYSTEEVWELLKSGNRVRSVGATNANELSSRSHCLLRVTVRGTNLINSQKTKSHLWLVDLAGSERVGKIEVEGERLKESQFINKSLSALGDVISALASKTAHVPYRNSKLTHMLQSSLGGDCKTVMFVQISPSSADLGETLCSLNFASRVRGIESGPARKQVDLTELYKYKQMAEKLKHDDKETKKLQDNVQSLQLRLSAREHICKSLQEKVRDLENQLAEERKTRLKQESRAFAVAASTRPSLKQATENTKADKKPPLGPSKLRLPLRRITNFMPPASPMATKGKATRMSMVTAPPSDDKENNSETVMAPPTNTKNLLKPRRTSIAVKPPVKTQAFQPKRRVSIATLRPDAHMTTTPLRRSASGFNNVGTMERPSLAPDPRKARYSRLFSPLPEFSNPSETSPAAMRSSSKFMGSPPAAQAGSLKPRHTTVVALQRKSLVWSPLKLKGMQSSYRKSSFLPLRHSSDKE comes from the exons ATGGTTGAAATGTGCTCGGAGAGTTGCGATCAGATCGTTCTTGAAAAAG ATCAAACGGTGGAGAATGAACCGAAGCCTTCTCCGAAGTCTCACATTG AAATTTTAGAAGAGAATACCGATTCCATGGATGAAGATACTATATCCAGCATGAACCAAGAAATATCTTCAGCTCAGGGGCCAACTCTTCCAATATTACAGAAAGTTATTAATTTGAGTAACAGTGTTCAG AATTTGAAGAAAGAGCATGAAATTCTGTCTGATCAAGTGAAGTCTTTTCCTGGTCACGACATTGTAGGAACGCTTCAGCTTCTCA ATAATGAATATGACCTTCTGAAGAAGAAGTACCTGGATGAGTCATCAGAGAGGAAGCGCCTTTACAACGAAGTTATTGAGCTTAAAGGAAACATCAGGGTTTTCTGCAGATGTAGACCTCTAAACCAAGTTGAAATTGCGAATGGTTCCTCCTCTGTAGTTGAATTTGACTCATCCCAAGATACTGAGTTACAGATAGTTTCTTCTGATTCGTCCAAGAAGCAATTCAAGTTCGACCATGTATTTAGACCTGAGGATGGCCAAG ATGCTGTATTTGCACGAACTAAACCCATAGTAACTTCTGTATTGGATGGTTATAATGTTTGCATATTTGCTTACGGGCAAACTGGAACtgggaaaacatttactatgGAGGGAACACCAGAAAATAGAGGAGTTAACTACAGGACATTGGAGGAGTTGTTTAGAGTTGCTGGAGAGAGAGGGGGTGTAATGAAATATGAACTATTTGTCAGCATGATGGAGGTCTACAATGAAAAGATAAGGGACCTCCTAGGAGAAAGCTCCAACCAGCCTACTAAAAA GTTGGAGATCAAGCAAGCAGCAGAAGGGACACAAGAAGTTCCAGGACTTGTTGAAGCTTGTGTTTACAGTACAGAGGAAGTGTGGGAGCTACTAAAATCTGGAAACCGGGTCAGATCAGTTGGAGCTACCAATGCCAATGAATTAAGCAGTCGTTCTCACTG CTTGTTGCGTGTAACTGTAAGGGGAACTAATTTGATAAACAGCCAAAAGACTAAGAGTCACCTGTGGCTGGTAGATTTGGCTGGCAGTGAGCGTGTTGGAAAAATCGAAGTTGAAGGTGAAAGGTTGAAGGAATCCCAGTTCATAAATAAATCTCTCTCAGCCCTTGGTGATGTAATTTCCGCCCTTGCATCCAAAACAGCCCATGTTCCTTACAG GAACTCAAAGCTCACACACATGCTACAGAGCTCTCTAG GAGGAGATTGCAAGACCGTGATGTTTGTACAGATCAGCCCGTCTAGTGCAGACCTTGGTGAGACCCTTTGTTCATTGAACTTTGCTAGCCGAGTTAGGGGGATTGAAAGTGGTCCTGCCCGCAAACAGGTGGACCTTACCGAGCTTTACAAGTACAAGCAAATG GCAGAGAAGTTAAAACATGAtgacaaagaaacaaagaagttGCAGGACAATGTACAGTCCTTACAGTTGAGACTTTCTGCCAGAGAACATATATGCAAAAGTCTCCAAGAAAAG GTTCGTGACCTAGAAAATCAGTTAGCAGAGGAACGGAAAACCCGATTAAAGCAAGAATCCAGAGCTTTTGCTGTTGCTGCTTCTACTAGACCATCTCTTAAACAAGCGACTGAGAATACCAAAGCGGATAAAAAGCCGCCACTCGGTCCATCAAAACTGAGGTTACCGTTGCGAAGAATCACCAACTTCATGCCCCCAGCATCACCTATGGCCACAAAAGGAAAGGCAACTAGAATGTCCATGGTAACAGCACCACCATCAGATGACAAAGAAAACAACTCCGAAACCGTGATGGCACCACCAACAAACACGAAAAACCTTTTGAAACCGAGACGTACTTCCATTGCTGTCAAACCTCCGGTCAAGACACAAGCTTTTCAGCCTAAAAGGCGAGTATCCATCGCTACCCTCCGTCCAGATGCCCACATGACAACAACACCACTCCGTCGGTCTGCTTCCGGTTTCAACAATGTTGGTACAATGGAGAGACCGTCATTGGCGCCTGATCCCAGGAAAGCAAGGTATTCTAGATTGTTTTCTCCATTGCCAGAGTTTAGTAACCCATCAGAGACATCACCTGCAGCCATGAGAAGCAGTAGCAAATTCATGGGGAGCCCTCCAGCCGCGCAAGCGGGTTCATTGAAGCCAAGACATACGACCGTTGTTGCTTTACAACGGAAATCGTTGGTGTGGAGTCCCCTAAAGTTAAAAGGTATGCAAAGTAGTTACCGGAAGTCGTCGTTTTTGCCTTTACGACATTCTTCCGATAAGGAATGA